From the Equus przewalskii isolate Varuska chromosome 19, EquPr2, whole genome shotgun sequence genome, one window contains:
- the LOC103563016 gene encoding cysteine-rich secretory protein 3 isoform X1, with protein sequence MLHLALRTNSMALLPVLLFLAAVLLPFFPASGQDPGFAALSITKSEVQKEIVNKHNDLRRTVSPLASNMLKMQWDSKTATNAQNWANKCLLQHSKAEDRAVGTMKCGENLFMSSIPNSWSDAIQNWHDEVHDFKYGVGPKTPNAVVGHYTQVVWYSSYRVGCGIAYCPKQGTLKYYYVCQYCPAGNYVNKINTPYEQGKPCARCPGNCDNGLCTNSCEYEDLVSNCDSLKKIAGCEHELLKENCKATCQCENKIY encoded by the exons ATGCTTCACCTTGCTCTGAGAACCAACT CAATGGCATTATTACCAGTGTTGCTGTTTCTGGCTGCCGTGTTGCTTCCATTCTTTCCTGCAAGTGGACAG GATCCAGGTTTTGCTGCTTTGTCAATCACCAAAAGCGAAGTCCAAAAAGAGATTGTAAATAAACACAATGACCTAAGGAGAACAGTCTCTCCACTTGCCAGTAACATGCTAAAGATG CAATGGGACAGCAAGACAGCAACAAATGCCCAAAACTGGGCCAACAAGTGCCTTCTCCAACACAGTAAAGCAGAAGATCGCGCAGTCG GTACAATGAAATGTGGTGAGAATCTCTTTATGTCGAGTATACCTAATTCCTGGTCAGATGCAATCCAAAATTGGCATGATGAGGTCCATGATTTTAAATACGGTGTGGGGCCAAAGACTCCCAATGCAGTAGTTGGACATTATACCCAG GTTGTTTGGTACTCATCTTACCGTGTTGGATGTGGAATAGCCTATTGTCCCAAACAAGGAACTCTAAAATACTACTATGTTTGCCAATATTGTCCTGC TGGTAATtatgtgaataaaataaatactccTTATGAACAAGGAAAACCTTGTGCCCGTTGCCCTGGTAACTGTGACAATGGACTATGCA CCAATAGCTGCGAGTATGAAGATCTCGTTAGTAACTGTGATTCCTTGAAGAAAATAGCTGGCTGTGAACATGAATTGCTCAAGGAAAACTGCAAGGCTACTTGTCaatgtgaaaacaaaatttactga
- the LOC103563016 gene encoding cysteine-rich secretory protein 3 isoform X2, with product MTAISEAMALLPVLLFLAAVLLPFFPASGQDPGFAALSITKSEVQKEIVNKHNDLRRTVSPLASNMLKMQWDSKTATNAQNWANKCLLQHSKAEDRAVGTMKCGENLFMSSIPNSWSDAIQNWHDEVHDFKYGVGPKTPNAVVGHYTQVVWYSSYRVGCGIAYCPKQGTLKYYYVCQYCPAGNYVNKINTPYEQGKPCARCPGNCDNGLCTNSCEYEDLVSNCDSLKKIAGCEHELLKENCKATCQCENKIY from the exons CAATGGCATTATTACCAGTGTTGCTGTTTCTGGCTGCCGTGTTGCTTCCATTCTTTCCTGCAAGTGGACAG GATCCAGGTTTTGCTGCTTTGTCAATCACCAAAAGCGAAGTCCAAAAAGAGATTGTAAATAAACACAATGACCTAAGGAGAACAGTCTCTCCACTTGCCAGTAACATGCTAAAGATG CAATGGGACAGCAAGACAGCAACAAATGCCCAAAACTGGGCCAACAAGTGCCTTCTCCAACACAGTAAAGCAGAAGATCGCGCAGTCG GTACAATGAAATGTGGTGAGAATCTCTTTATGTCGAGTATACCTAATTCCTGGTCAGATGCAATCCAAAATTGGCATGATGAGGTCCATGATTTTAAATACGGTGTGGGGCCAAAGACTCCCAATGCAGTAGTTGGACATTATACCCAG GTTGTTTGGTACTCATCTTACCGTGTTGGATGTGGAATAGCCTATTGTCCCAAACAAGGAACTCTAAAATACTACTATGTTTGCCAATATTGTCCTGC TGGTAATtatgtgaataaaataaatactccTTATGAACAAGGAAAACCTTGTGCCCGTTGCCCTGGTAACTGTGACAATGGACTATGCA CCAATAGCTGCGAGTATGAAGATCTCGTTAGTAACTGTGATTCCTTGAAGAAAATAGCTGGCTGTGAACATGAATTGCTCAAGGAAAACTGCAAGGCTACTTGTCaatgtgaaaacaaaatttactga